In one Halosolutus amylolyticus genomic region, the following are encoded:
- a CDS encoding ArsR/SmtB family transcription factor, with product MDSAALLDLLGNENRRRILRLLARKPCYVTEISEYLGVSPKAVIEHLRKLEEAGLIESRVDDQRRKYFHIARNVRLEVNVSPYGYASKSAYPANSSFDITTCRHLSLDVSWDETDDLDDLLASLEDLEQLENELSLAQRWVQGQLCEVLDRISEEIGAGPESRIYADVLASIRSEPKSVGALSEDVGAPREVVAELLEVMADNGVVRRTERGWELATNPHPEPEQD from the coding sequence ATGGACTCCGCCGCGTTACTCGATTTACTCGGGAACGAAAATCGGAGGCGAATCCTCCGGCTACTCGCCCGAAAACCCTGTTACGTGACCGAAATTTCGGAGTACCTCGGCGTGAGTCCCAAGGCGGTCATCGAACACCTCCGGAAGCTCGAGGAGGCGGGACTGATCGAGAGCCGGGTCGACGACCAGCGCCGGAAGTACTTTCACATCGCCCGGAACGTCAGGCTCGAGGTGAACGTCTCGCCCTACGGCTACGCGAGCAAGAGCGCCTATCCTGCGAACAGCAGTTTCGACATCACGACCTGTCGGCACCTCTCGCTGGACGTCTCGTGGGACGAGACGGACGACCTCGACGACCTGCTCGCGTCCCTCGAGGACCTCGAACAGCTGGAAAACGAGCTCTCGCTGGCCCAGCGGTGGGTCCAGGGACAGCTCTGTGAGGTCCTCGATCGGATTTCGGAGGAAATCGGTGCCGGCCCCGAGAGCCGCATCTACGCCGACGTGCTCGCGAGCATCCGATCGGAGCCCAAGTCCGTCGGCGCCCTCAGCGAGGACGTCGGCGCACCCCGCGAGGTCGTCGCGGAGTTGCTCGAGGTGATGGCCGACAACGGCGTCGTTCGACGAACCGAACGGGGCTGGGAGCTGGCGACGAACCCCCACCCCGAACCGGAACAGGACTGA
- a CDS encoding DUF5802 family protein, translated as MFEVFSRSYYLGRLYVTPTESDRALMQRDQHEQINEEVYASGEGLERLDAPLVMKLESSHFPVHGDDAVPANTLALPESMLEGTDVRNPPSLREVLLARRERAQQLLEFAGGWEAPRPDLDDDFPGAGT; from the coding sequence ATGTTCGAGGTGTTTTCGCGGAGCTACTATCTCGGACGACTCTACGTGACGCCGACCGAGAGCGATCGCGCGCTCATGCAGCGCGACCAGCACGAGCAAATCAACGAAGAGGTGTACGCGAGCGGCGAGGGACTCGAACGGCTCGACGCACCGCTCGTGATGAAACTCGAGTCGAGTCACTTCCCGGTCCACGGCGACGACGCCGTCCCGGCGAACACGCTGGCGCTTCCCGAGTCGATGCTCGAGGGGACCGACGTCCGGAATCCCCCGTCGCTCCGGGAGGTGTTGCTCGCCCGCCGCGAGCGCGCCCAGCAGTTGCTCGAGTTCGCCGGCGGCTGGGAGGCGCCCCGTCCCGACCTCGACGACGACTTCCCCGGTGCCGGAACCTAG